One window of the Montipora foliosa isolate CH-2021 chromosome 4, ASM3666993v2, whole genome shotgun sequence genome contains the following:
- the LOC138001308 gene encoding uncharacterized protein, with product MAKTLCTQYIDPSTIEPLVVSRLIPLDKGEGAVRPIGVGEVIRRICGKCVMNIAKRDVVEASGSLQLCAGQKSGSEAAIHAMHRIFEADDTDAVLLVDASNAFNALNRAAALHNIRVLCPVIAVYAINTYRHPARLFITGGKEITSAEGTTQDDASAAGSISEIKQWWDGLNTLGPDIGYFPNAKKCWIIAKPEKEALVREAFKDTVINVTVEGQKHLGAVIGSRDYLQEYINEKVTSWVNEVAQLAEFARAQPQTSYAAYTFGLKHRWTYFLRTLPDIQDLLEPLEEAISQVLIPAIVERKCSKLDRDVLALPVRLGGLGLSNPCHEAAREHASSIQVTSPLVEHIVAQTHQLPDESLIESGCLAVKRGRAEELSGIAENLKQIVPRKTKRALELAQEKGSSVWLTVLPLQEQGFNLSKREFRDAVKLRYDWPFDDIPSICACGENFTVDHAMICKRGGFVIQRHNELRDLEADLLSMVCSDVEVEPVLQDITEEQLSRGSNRAHDARLDVRARGFWDPQSSAFFDVRVCHPNAESYKDQEPQQIYRIHENDKKRLYSRRVLDVEHGSFTPLVFTTTGGMGKECIRYHSRLAELIAAKKGEQYSQTISWIRARTSFALLRSALVCLRGSRVKRRAAIDYNNCDIEIAAAEGAIDIV from the exons ATGGCAAAGACTTTATGCACTCAATATATCGATCCTTCAACCATAGAGCCATTAGTAGTGAGTCGCCTCATCCCTCTAGATAAAGGAGAAGGTGCTGTGAGGCCAATAGGAGTTGGAGAGGTGATCAGGAGGATATGCGGGAAGTGCGTCATGAACATAGCCAAGCGGGATGTTGTCGAGGCAAGTGGCTCGTTACAATTATGCGCGGGACAGAAATCAGGGAGCGAGGCTGCAATACACGCTATGCATAGAATCTTCGAAGCAGATGACACCGACGCAGTTCTGTTGGTAGATGCGTCTAATGCATTTAATGCCCTTAATAGGGCAGCGGCTCTACACAATATCCGCGTTCTCTGTCCTGTCATTGCAGTTTACGCCATAAACACCTATCGTCATCCTGCCCGGTTATTTATCACCGGTGGCAAAGAGATAACATCAGCCGAGGGAACAACTCAAG ATGATGCTAGTGCAGCTGGCTCTATCTCAGAAATCAAGCAATGGTGGGATGGTCTCAATACATTAGGTCCAGACATCGGTTACTTTCCAAACGCTAAAAAGTGCTGGATTATCGCAAAGCCAGAAAAGGAGGCACTTGTCAGAGAAGCTTTTAAAGATACAGTCATCAACGTGACAGTAGAGGGGCAGAAGCATCTTGGAGCTGTGATAGGCTCAAGAGATTATCTGCAGGAGTATATCAACGAGAAAGTGACCAGCTGGGTCAATGAAGTTGCTCAGCTTGCTGAATTTGCACGGGCTCAACCGCAGACCAGCTATGCCGCCTACACGTTTGGGTTAAAACATCGTTGGACATACTTCCTAAGAACTCTCCCTGATATCCAAGATCTTCTAGAGCCACTTGAAGAGGCTATTTCCCAGGTCCTTATACCAGCAATTGTAGAGCGCAAGTGTAGCAAACTGGATAGAGATGTTCTAGCACTACCAGTGCGCCTAGGCGGCCTTGGCTTGAGCAACCCATGTCACGAGGCGGCACGCGAACATGCCTCGTCTATTCAGGTGACATCTCCTCTCGTCGAACATATCGTGGCTCAAACTCATCAACTACCCGACGAGTCCCTCATCGAGTCTGGGTGTCTTGCTGTCAAACGTGGAAGAGCTGAAGAACTTTCAGGGATTGCAGAGAACCTAAAACAAATCGTTCCACGGAAGACCAAGCGAGCTCTAGAACTAGCGCAAGAAAAAGGCTCCTCTGTATGGCTCACAGTTCTTCCACTTCAAGAACAGGGTTTCAACCTCAGCAAAAGAGAGTTTCGCGATGCTGTTAAGTTACGCTATGATTGGCCGTTTGATGACATTCCATCAATATGTGCGTGTGgagaaaacttcacagtagACCACGCAATGATTTGCAAACGAGGGGGCTTTGTAATCCAACGTCATAACGAGTTGAGAGACCTCGAGGCCGACCTTTTGAGTATGGTATGTAGCGATGTCGAGGTCGAGCCAGTTCTCCAAGACATCACTGAAGAACAGCTCAGTAGAGGGTCCAATAGAGCACATGACGCAAGATTGGACGTTCGGGCGCGTGGCTTTTGGGATCCACAGAGCTCGGCATTCTTTGATGTGAGGGTTTGCCACCCTAATGCCGAGTCTTACAAGGACCAGGAGCCACAGCAGATCTATCGCATCCATGAAAACGACAAGAAGCGGTTGTACTCAAGGAGAGTGTTGGATGTTGAGCATGGCTCGTTCACGCCGCTTGTATTCACAACTACTGGAGGGATGGGGAAGGAATGCATAAGATACCATAGTCGACTGGCTGAGCTGATAGCCGCCAAGAAAGGAGAACAATACTCGCAAACAATTTCCTGGATTCGAGCAAGGACATCCTTTGCGCTCCTTCGGTCGGCCCTGGTTTGCCTTCGAGGATCGCGGGTGAAGCGCCGTGCCGCGATTGATTACAACAATTGCGATATTGAAATCGCAGCTGCCGAAGGAGCCATTGACattgtttag